A DNA window from Candidatus Roseilinea sp. contains the following coding sequences:
- a CDS encoding UPF0332 protein → MSETAALLQKARDSLAAARSPLRNGYADFAASRAYYAMFYVAAVLLGALGQSYRKHAAAIAAFGREYAKPGKLDPKFHRWLIAAQNYRNVGDYGIEAHVSNADAEAVCAWAQEFIEAAEAWLSEKGGNQP, encoded by the coding sequence ATGAGCGAGACCGCAGCCTTGTTGCAAAAGGCCAGGGACAGCCTTGCTGCGGCGCGAAGCCCACTGAGGAACGGCTACGCGGATTTTGCCGCGTCTCGCGCCTACTACGCCATGTTCTATGTGGCAGCAGTCCTCCTCGGCGCCCTGGGCCAATCGTATCGAAAGCATGCCGCTGCGATCGCTGCGTTTGGTCGAGAGTATGCGAAGCCGGGCAAGCTCGATCCCAAGTTTCATCGCTGGTTGATCGCGGCACAGAACTATCGCAACGTGGGCGACTACGGGATCGAAGCGCACGTGTCGAACGCCGATGCCGAAGCGGTTTGCGCGTGGGCGCAGGAGTTCATCGAGGCCGCCGAGGCCTGGCTTTCGGAGAAGGGAGGTAATCAACCGTGA
- a CDS encoding hypothetical protein (possible pseudo, frameshifted): MTELKPWYAIATPHEDIREGRLAEAVFAANLWAVVQGTAPEVYLDPEEFFRKTYLTTGLSTVLRRVAGALSGGANRATGSSVCRRPSAAARRTRSLPCGTWRSTRTG; this comes from the coding sequence GTGACAGAACTCAAACCCTGGTACGCCATCGCGACCCCTCACGAGGACATCCGCGAGGGACGCCTCGCCGAGGCGGTATTCGCTGCGAACCTCTGGGCGGTCGTCCAAGGGACGGCCCCTGAGGTCTACCTCGACCCCGAGGAGTTCTTCCGCAAGACGTACCTCACGACCGGGCTGTCCACGGTGCTGCGCCGGGTCGCGGGGGCGTTGTCTGGCGGGGCGAATCGGGCGACCGGATCATCAGTCTGCAGACGGCCTTCGGCGGCGGCAAGACGCACACGCTCGTTGCCCTGTGGCACCTGGCGAAGCACGCGGACCGGTTGA